One window of Paenibacillus sp. FSL K6-3182 genomic DNA carries:
- a CDS encoding response regulator transcription factor encodes MRMHVLIVDDDPSIRELLRFVLGKDGYVVLEAENGQAASILLENEQVHLAVVDIMMPGKNGYELCREIREHYDIPVMMLTARAEMEDKEQGFDSGTDDYLVKPFEPKELLFRIKALLRRYRLVSSEVIKLGNVSIDRRGYEIKIGDEVITLPLREFELLSQLASHPGRIYTREQLIQLIWSADFKGDSRTVDVHIKRLRERFTDCQDDFTITTIRGLGYKLEVHEG; translated from the coding sequence ATGAGAATGCATGTGTTAATTGTAGATGATGATCCTTCTATTCGGGAGCTTTTACGTTTTGTTTTGGGAAAAGACGGCTATGTCGTTCTTGAAGCGGAAAATGGACAAGCAGCGTCCATCCTGCTTGAGAACGAGCAGGTACATCTTGCTGTCGTCGATATTATGATGCCCGGTAAAAATGGGTACGAGCTATGCCGCGAAATCAGAGAGCATTATGACATTCCTGTTATGATGCTGACTGCAAGAGCGGAGATGGAGGACAAGGAGCAAGGGTTTGACTCCGGGACGGACGATTATTTAGTTAAGCCGTTTGAGCCAAAGGAGCTTTTGTTTCGTATAAAAGCGCTGCTGCGCCGCTATCGCCTTGTATCCTCTGAGGTTATCAAGCTCGGGAACGTCTCCATTGATCGAAGAGGCTATGAAATTAAAATAGGCGATGAAGTTATAACTCTGCCGCTGCGGGAATTCGAGCTGCTGTCACAGCTTGCAAGCCACCCGGGCCGCATTTATACACGGGAACAGCTTATTCAGCTCATCTGGAGCGCTGATTTTAAAGGAGACAGCCGCACGGTTGATGTTCATATCAAACGGCTGCGCGAGCGCTTCACGGATTGTCAGGACGATTTCACGATAACAACGATCAGGGGTCTCGGCTATAAGCTGGAGGTGCATGAGGGATGA
- a CDS encoding HAMP domain-containing sensor histidine kinase, with translation MKSLYVRIVFTFVMVAMISLILGLLFTGLYYQNNQQSSNEHKMIAIAQNISTQYEQNPQMDLDSYLTHIAALGFQIYLVHDNLQGQAYGSPFKHGTLSEQQMHSVLDGAIYRGLEEQKGRLELFSYFKNSVLNTAGMRVQTQDGYAALFIRPDLQQQIGEIRIIAAILIGATFVISLLLIVFLSRLIVKPVNELTRATKKIVAGDFEAGLQLSRKDEIGELARNFSVMSVAIKQLDQMRQEFVANVSHEFQTPLTSMQGLARAVLDKETTPEQTDSYMAIIEKESKRLSRMSKQLLTLAALDKDNKPLHKTSFRLDEQLRQLLITLEWQWSEKNLHLELELPDTTIHADQELLYEVWLNLIANSIKFSDAGKPISIKIVESDVITVVIEDQGTGISEDDLPFIFDRFYKADKARNDATSGSGLGLSIVQKLVALHQGSIEIQSKRAVGTTVTVTLPRA, from the coding sequence ATGAAGTCGCTGTATGTTCGAATTGTGTTCACGTTTGTGATGGTCGCTATGATTAGCCTCATTCTAGGCTTGCTATTTACGGGGCTTTACTACCAGAATAATCAGCAATCCAGCAATGAGCATAAAATGATCGCAATCGCACAAAACATCAGCACCCAATATGAGCAAAATCCGCAAATGGATCTGGATAGCTATCTGACACATATTGCAGCACTTGGCTTTCAAATTTATTTGGTTCATGACAATTTGCAAGGACAAGCCTACGGCTCGCCGTTTAAGCATGGAACGCTAAGCGAGCAGCAAATGCATTCGGTGCTTGACGGAGCTATTTATCGGGGGCTGGAGGAGCAGAAGGGACGGCTGGAGCTGTTCTCTTATTTCAAAAATAGTGTTTTGAACACAGCAGGTATGAGAGTTCAGACGCAGGATGGGTATGCAGCGCTGTTTATCCGCCCTGACTTGCAGCAGCAAATTGGCGAGATACGTATTATTGCAGCGATATTGATCGGTGCTACCTTCGTCATCAGCTTGCTGTTAATTGTGTTCTTATCGCGCCTTATTGTGAAACCGGTCAACGAGCTTACGAGAGCAACGAAAAAGATTGTTGCAGGTGATTTTGAAGCAGGGCTGCAGCTCTCGCGCAAGGATGAGATCGGCGAGCTGGCACGCAACTTCTCGGTGATGTCGGTGGCGATTAAGCAGCTGGACCAGATGCGGCAAGAATTTGTGGCGAATGTCTCGCATGAATTTCAGACGCCGCTTACGTCCATGCAGGGATTGGCTCGGGCAGTGCTCGATAAGGAAACGACGCCGGAGCAGACGGACAGCTATATGGCCATTATAGAAAAAGAAAGCAAGCGTCTATCCCGTATGAGCAAGCAGCTTCTAACACTTGCTGCGCTCGACAAGGATAATAAGCCGCTCCATAAGACAAGCTTTCGCTTAGACGAACAGCTGCGCCAGCTGTTAATTACACTCGAGTGGCAATGGTCGGAGAAAAATTTGCATTTGGAGCTTGAACTGCCGGATACGACGATCCATGCTGATCAAGAATTGCTCTATGAGGTGTGGTTAAACCTGATTGCCAATAGCATTAAGTTTTCGGATGCAGGCAAGCCGATCAGCATTAAAATAGTGGAGAGCGACGTCATTACTGTTGTCATCGAAGATCAGGGAACAGGCATATCAGAGGATGATCTCCCATTCATTTTTGACCGTTTCTATAAGGCGGACAAAGCTCGCAATGATGCTACTTCAGGCAGCGGGCTTGGACTCTCTATCGTGCAGAAATTGGTGGCTTTGCATCAAGGCAGTATCGAGATTCAAAGCAAGCGTGCAGTTGGAACAACGGTTACCGTTACCCTTCCACGAGCATAA
- a CDS encoding AraC family transcriptional regulator, with protein sequence MTELLNMDIPKEKLILAKHYPIQVLETIGVNATYQKLHWHDVLEINLIKSGTGYYIINGQTFEFQEGDILLINSNDLHCAYETKDLVMQVICFDASWLLNIVRYDSEILHPYKEMGVHFTNLLDRNEPHMNELRSLLLEIQDEHDQEQTSYGSLVYSNLIRFHACVNRYFRREGLNRGKDSIGARQLDKMRKVIYDMQKNFAYPWTLEELAGLVYLSPSRFSDIFRRTVGTPPLLYLIHIRLEHAVMLLETSDMKITEIALECGFRSLSNFNRLFKKHIGSCPKIARG encoded by the coding sequence ATGACAGAGTTGTTAAATATGGATATTCCGAAAGAAAAGCTCATATTGGCTAAGCATTATCCCATTCAAGTATTGGAAACGATAGGCGTCAATGCGACCTATCAGAAGCTTCATTGGCATGATGTGCTTGAAATCAATTTAATTAAATCAGGAACCGGCTATTACATCATTAACGGGCAAACGTTTGAGTTTCAAGAGGGTGATATCTTGCTTATTAACTCGAATGATTTGCACTGCGCTTACGAAACCAAGGATTTGGTCATGCAAGTGATCTGCTTTGATGCTTCTTGGCTGCTAAATATTGTCCGTTATGATTCAGAAATTTTGCATCCCTATAAGGAAATGGGGGTCCATTTCACTAATTTGCTGGACCGCAATGAGCCTCATATGAACGAGCTTAGAAGCCTGCTTCTTGAAATTCAGGATGAACATGATCAGGAGCAAACCTCTTACGGTTCTTTGGTTTATTCAAATTTAATCCGCTTTCATGCATGCGTAAATCGTTACTTCCGCAGAGAGGGGTTAAATCGGGGAAAGGATAGCATCGGTGCAAGGCAGCTGGACAAAATGCGCAAGGTCATTTACGACATGCAAAAAAACTTTGCATATCCATGGACGCTTGAGGAACTCGCAGGACTTGTTTACTTAAGCCCCTCCCGTTTTAGCGATATTTTCCGGCGTACAGTAGGGACGCCTCCGCTGCTTTATTTGATTCATATTCGCTTAGAGCATGCCGTCATGCTGCTCGAAACCAGCGATATGAAAATTACAGAAATCGCACTGGAATGCGGTTTTCGCAGCTTATCTAATTTCAACCGTTTATTTAAGAAGCACATTGGCTCCTGCCCGAAAATCGCAAGAGGCTAA
- a CDS encoding ABC transporter permease subunit, whose protein sequence is MLQTDLQTKQHVYKQPGQTKRFIKQWDIQLMVIPALLFIFVFNYIPMYGVLMSFQDYSIFKGFMHSPWVGFKHFEMFFNAPEFWVVMRNTLVISLLKLGIGFPAPIVLALMLNEINNRTFKRIIQTVSYLPHFLSWVIVSGFVISMLSTDNGSLNMLLESVNLIKEPINFLSLPEYFWAILVTTGVWKEIGFASIVYLAAIAGINPHLYEAASIDGASRVRQIVTITIPSIMPVVVVFSILAIGNLLNAGFEDILLLAGNPVLRDVSDVIDTYVYRLGIQNSRFSYATAAGLFKAIISVGLLAGANYLARRSGNSLW, encoded by the coding sequence ATGCTGCAAACAGATCTACAAACCAAACAGCATGTGTACAAGCAGCCCGGGCAGACGAAACGCTTTATCAAACAATGGGATATTCAGCTCATGGTTATACCAGCGTTGCTCTTCATTTTTGTCTTTAACTACATTCCCATGTATGGGGTGCTGATGTCTTTTCAGGATTACAGCATTTTCAAAGGGTTCATGCACAGTCCGTGGGTAGGGTTTAAACATTTTGAAATGTTTTTTAATGCTCCCGAGTTTTGGGTGGTTATGCGAAATACACTCGTCATCAGTTTGCTGAAGCTGGGCATTGGATTTCCAGCGCCAATCGTATTGGCACTGATGCTGAATGAGATTAATAACCGTACGTTTAAACGAATTATTCAGACGGTTAGCTATTTGCCTCATTTCTTGTCATGGGTTATCGTATCGGGCTTCGTTATATCGATGTTATCCACCGATAACGGAAGCTTAAATATGCTGCTGGAATCCGTGAATCTCATTAAAGAGCCAATCAATTTCTTATCCTTGCCGGAGTATTTCTGGGCGATCCTTGTCACAACCGGTGTTTGGAAGGAAATTGGCTTTGCTTCTATCGTTTATTTAGCTGCTATTGCAGGCATTAACCCGCACTTGTATGAAGCGGCTTCAATTGATGGAGCCAGCAGAGTGAGACAAATAGTTACGATTACGATTCCATCGATTATGCCCGTTGTTGTTGTGTTCTCGATATTAGCAATTGGCAACCTGTTGAATGCCGGATTTGAAGATATTTTGCTGCTAGCTGGGAACCCTGTGCTGCGCGATGTAAGTGATGTTATCGACACTTATGTGTATAGGCTGGGTATTCAAAATTCCCGTTTCTCTTATGCAACGGCTGCCGGTCTATTCAAAGCGATTATTAGCGTCGGTTTATTAGCAGGAGCAAACTATTTGGCTCGCCGGTCAGGCAACAGCTTGTGGTAA
- a CDS encoding carbohydrate ABC transporter permease, translated as MKLSFGDKTFMAVNYFLLFVLGFTAFYPFWNAAVISFNAGTDTMLGGITFWPRVFSLDNYEVVFKDKRLIDGFIISILRTVIGTLLSIAATAIFAYGMSKRNLVGRKYYMIFCVLTMYFSGGLIPSYLLIRELHLMNSFWVMIIPGIISVWNMIIFRTFFLGIPNGLEESAQIDGSSNWGILFRIVLPLSGPVIATLSLFTAVYHWNDWFSPSLYISDINLLPIQTKLQQILNSNIMLEQMSQMDSAAQGRMSAMKAVTSKSLSMATMMVATVPILCVYPFVQKYFVKGVLVGSLKE; from the coding sequence ATGAAATTATCCTTTGGCGACAAAACATTTATGGCAGTCAACTATTTTCTATTGTTTGTGTTAGGCTTCACAGCCTTCTATCCATTCTGGAATGCTGCAGTGATTTCCTTTAATGCGGGAACCGATACGATGCTCGGTGGAATTACATTTTGGCCGCGCGTCTTCTCGCTAGACAATTATGAGGTCGTTTTCAAGGACAAACGACTTATAGATGGATTTATTATTTCTATTCTTCGTACGGTCATAGGTACGCTCCTATCCATTGCAGCAACAGCGATTTTTGCTTACGGAATGAGTAAGCGAAATTTAGTTGGACGAAAGTATTACATGATCTTTTGCGTGTTGACCATGTACTTTAGCGGCGGATTAATTCCGAGCTACCTGCTCATACGTGAGCTTCATTTGATGAATTCGTTCTGGGTTATGATCATACCGGGAATTATCAGCGTATGGAACATGATCATTTTCCGAACCTTCTTTCTTGGCATACCGAATGGACTCGAGGAATCGGCACAAATTGACGGCTCCAGCAACTGGGGTATTTTATTTCGCATTGTTCTTCCTCTATCGGGGCCTGTCATTGCAACGCTTTCGTTGTTCACGGCGGTGTATCACTGGAATGATTGGTTTTCACCGAGTCTTTATATTTCAGATATTAACCTATTGCCGATTCAAACGAAGCTGCAGCAAATATTGAACTCCAATATTATGCTGGAGCAAATGTCCCAAATGGATTCAGCGGCACAAGGCCGAATGAGTGCAATGAAGGCGGTAACTTCAAAGTCGTTATCCATGGCAACCATGATGGTGGCGACTGTTCCGATTTTATGTGTGTATCCTTTTGTACAAAAGTATTTCGTGAAGGGCGTTCTCGTTGGTTCTTTGAAGGAATAA
- a CDS encoding extracellular solute-binding protein has product MAKFSKAFHAALSITLVVVLALTGCSSNNGANSGVKEGTDNKPDSSKAAFVLGDQPLEFSFYGHYDWYTMPPWGDDLSTKWIKENKKVNVVPISSGGNAKQKFNTMIVAGELPDVIWMERNADVEKLRSEGMLVAFDDYLDKYPNLKKWAGEATLDMLRSSDGKLYQFPNWYTTQPNGNAGYLVNKKIHDELGKPSLETTDDLYAYLKLVKEKYPDVVPLEVGQSASGIDIMASAFAENRPYTYNAMMAVPSGDKLVSIFTDPVYRESIQYASRLYRERLISQDSFTQKAEQVEQKIVTGKIAVYAASSPTEYGAKGNALLAAKDPSAGYFITWPVHKAGLDKNKIFPGDYKQLGWNVSVITKAAKNPEAIFAFLDWFTGPEGQRLSMWGPEGIYWDGVDADEAPLFTDKFVNDVEEREALMASIVNFQWVGNTVYVDNSKMKFESTLPVEKRSWETYWQSEITWKTQLDTTEFVNLDPAGDTDEGIVGSSVFSIYEKSRAKAIMNASSDAEVNQILDKAEADAQQAGYEKLLKYKTEKWQENVSKLKK; this is encoded by the coding sequence ATGGCTAAATTCAGTAAAGCTTTTCATGCAGCATTGTCAATCACACTTGTCGTTGTACTTGCACTAACAGGATGTTCAAGCAATAATGGGGCGAATTCCGGGGTAAAGGAAGGAACCGACAACAAGCCGGATTCAAGCAAAGCTGCGTTTGTGCTGGGGGATCAACCGCTCGAGTTTTCTTTTTACGGCCATTATGATTGGTATACGATGCCTCCTTGGGGCGACGATTTATCGACGAAATGGATTAAGGAGAATAAGAAAGTAAATGTGGTGCCAATCAGCTCAGGAGGCAATGCGAAACAAAAGTTCAACACGATGATTGTAGCGGGAGAACTGCCTGATGTGATCTGGATGGAGCGCAACGCAGACGTAGAGAAGCTGCGCTCGGAAGGAATGCTCGTTGCTTTTGACGATTACTTAGATAAATATCCGAATTTAAAGAAATGGGCTGGTGAGGCTACGCTTGATATGCTTCGCTCATCCGACGGCAAGCTGTATCAGTTTCCAAACTGGTATACGACGCAGCCTAATGGCAATGCAGGTTATTTGGTAAACAAGAAGATCCATGATGAGCTTGGCAAGCCGAGCTTGGAAACAACGGACGATCTTTATGCTTACTTGAAGCTGGTGAAAGAGAAATATCCGGATGTAGTCCCTCTGGAAGTAGGACAAAGCGCTTCGGGTATCGATATTATGGCATCCGCTTTTGCTGAAAATCGTCCTTATACGTACAATGCAATGATGGCTGTACCGTCAGGCGATAAACTGGTATCGATCTTTACAGATCCTGTCTACCGGGAATCGATTCAATACGCAAGCAGATTATACCGTGAAAGACTGATTTCGCAGGATAGCTTTACGCAAAAGGCAGAGCAGGTCGAGCAGAAGATTGTAACGGGGAAAATAGCGGTTTACGCGGCTTCCAGCCCGACGGAGTATGGTGCGAAGGGGAATGCGCTATTAGCGGCAAAGGACCCAAGTGCGGGGTATTTCATCACATGGCCGGTTCATAAAGCGGGACTTGATAAAAACAAAATATTCCCTGGCGATTACAAGCAGCTAGGCTGGAACGTCAGTGTCATTACGAAAGCGGCCAAAAACCCAGAAGCGATCTTCGCATTTTTGGATTGGTTCACGGGTCCAGAAGGACAGCGCCTTAGTATGTGGGGACCGGAGGGGATTTATTGGGATGGAGTGGATGCTGATGAAGCGCCATTGTTCACCGATAAGTTTGTAAATGACGTGGAAGAGCGCGAGGCATTAATGGCTTCAATCGTTAACTTTCAATGGGTAGGAAATACGGTATATGTAGACAACTCGAAGATGAAGTTTGAATCCACGCTGCCTGTGGAGAAACGGAGCTGGGAAACGTACTGGCAATCGGAAATTACGTGGAAAACGCAGCTCGATACGACAGAGTTCGTTAACTTGGACCCTGCTGGAGATACAGATGAGGGCATCGTTGGTTCAAGCGTATTCTCAATCTATGAGAAGTCGAGAGCGAAAGCGATTATGAATGCATCCTCCGATGCAGAAGTTAATCAAATTTTGGATAAGGCTGAAGCCGATGCACAGCAAGCTGGTTATGAGAAGCTTTTGAAATACAAGACAGAGAAGTGGCAAGAAAACGTAAGCAAATTAAAAAAATAG
- a CDS encoding BadF/BadG/BcrA/BcrD ATPase family protein has translation MTYYLGVDGGGSKTIAVVCDGMGRVVGASESGCGNHQLGVELARSNIQAAVIHAMMHAKVTQEQIAYAVFGLAGADREADFQILRPMIAKLGFENYEIVCDTVIGLRAGTKQPDGVVVICGSGTNSFGVNRHGESLQCGGFGYAFGDFGGGSLLAVEVFRSVIRSWEGRGQTTLLTDLTLEQLGYDTVENMFHDYLNQGRMIPHQLAKLLFEAAEQKDEVACSILQRQGEELGMTASAVISKLNMNHDVFDLVMVGSVLTRGDSRYVAPYLEEHVKRAAPNCSLTVLTMEPVAGAILLAMDKTTSSIEESVYACLQQCLSVKEAQAEWVID, from the coding sequence TTGACATATTATTTGGGTGTGGATGGTGGAGGCAGTAAAACGATCGCTGTTGTATGTGACGGAATGGGGAGGGTTGTGGGCGCTAGTGAGAGCGGCTGCGGCAATCATCAATTAGGAGTAGAGCTTGCTAGAAGCAATATTCAGGCAGCTGTTATCCATGCCATGATGCATGCAAAGGTAACACAGGAGCAAATTGCGTACGCGGTATTTGGTTTGGCGGGAGCAGATCGCGAGGCTGACTTTCAAATATTAAGGCCGATGATCGCGAAGCTTGGGTTTGAAAACTACGAGATCGTTTGCGATACGGTAATCGGTCTGAGAGCCGGTACGAAGCAGCCGGATGGGGTTGTTGTCATATGCGGCAGCGGGACAAACAGCTTTGGCGTTAATCGCCATGGCGAGAGCTTGCAATGCGGCGGATTCGGTTATGCTTTCGGTGATTTTGGCGGAGGAAGCTTGCTGGCAGTGGAAGTTTTTCGTTCAGTTATACGCTCATGGGAGGGGAGAGGGCAAACTACCTTGCTTACGGATCTGACCCTTGAACAACTAGGCTACGACACCGTTGAAAATATGTTCCACGACTACTTGAATCAGGGCAGGATGATTCCTCACCAGCTTGCGAAGCTGCTGTTTGAAGCGGCGGAGCAAAAGGATGAGGTAGCTTGCAGCATTCTGCAGAGGCAGGGTGAGGAGCTTGGCATGACGGCGAGTGCTGTCATTTCGAAGCTGAATATGAATCATGATGTATTTGATCTCGTTATGGTTGGCAGTGTGCTAACCCGCGGCGACAGCCGCTACGTTGCGCCTTATTTGGAGGAGCATGTGAAACGGGCAGCTCCAAATTGCAGCTTGACCGTGTTGACGATGGAGCCTGTGGCAGGCGCGATTTTATTAGCTATGGATAAAACGACTTCTTCTATTGAAGAGTCTGTATATGCTTGTTTACAACAATGTTTATCAGTGAAGGAGGCGCAAGCAGAATGGGTGATCGATTAA
- a CDS encoding 6-phospho-beta-glucosidase, producing MGDRLKVVVIGGGSSYTPELIEGFILNYATFPVTEIVLVDIPEGRNKLAIVGQLAKRMIEKSGLPIKLDLTLDRRSVLADADFVTTQMRVGRLEARGWDESIPLKYNMIGQETTGAGGMMKALRTIPVLLEICKDMEELCPDAWLLNFTNPAGMVTEAIHKHSRIKSIGLCNSPIAAYKWLSSLYQVPVEQIQCEFAGLNHLHWISSITVNGESKLDELLNDQDGYSAKNVPQYAWNGSLLRSLRAIPSYYLKYFYLQREILAEQQTAAAKGETRAETVQRLEDELFEIYKDPNLSEKPKQLEQRGGAYYSEAAVKLMNSLYNDSGDIQTLNVPNQGMLDFLPDDACIEVNCLVTKEGPIPQPVAIVPAAAKGLIHAVKVYEQLAIEAAVSGNRDTALLALAHHPLVDSTNDAQRMLDEMLEQNKAYLPQFFAE from the coding sequence ATGGGTGATCGATTAAAGGTAGTCGTTATTGGCGGAGGATCTTCTTATACGCCAGAGTTGATTGAAGGTTTTATATTAAATTATGCGACCTTTCCTGTGACGGAAATTGTGCTGGTAGACATACCGGAGGGACGGAATAAGCTGGCTATTGTCGGTCAGCTTGCCAAACGCATGATTGAGAAATCAGGCTTGCCTATTAAGCTGGATTTGACGCTGGATCGACGCTCGGTGCTGGCGGATGCTGACTTTGTAACGACGCAAATGCGTGTCGGCCGATTGGAAGCGCGCGGCTGGGATGAGTCTATCCCGCTCAAATACAATATGATTGGGCAGGAGACGACGGGTGCAGGCGGGATGATGAAGGCTTTGCGCACCATTCCTGTTCTTCTTGAAATCTGCAAGGATATGGAGGAGCTTTGCCCAGATGCATGGCTGCTTAATTTCACGAACCCGGCCGGCATGGTTACAGAGGCTATCCATAAGCATTCACGCATCAAATCGATTGGGCTATGCAACTCTCCAATAGCAGCATATAAATGGCTGTCATCATTGTACCAAGTACCGGTAGAGCAAATCCAATGTGAATTCGCTGGGCTTAATCACCTGCACTGGATTAGCTCCATTACAGTTAATGGTGAATCCAAGCTGGATGAGCTGCTGAATGACCAAGACGGGTATTCCGCCAAAAACGTACCTCAATACGCTTGGAATGGCAGTCTGCTTCGTTCATTGCGAGCAATCCCGTCCTATTATTTAAAATATTTTTATTTGCAGCGCGAAATCTTGGCCGAGCAGCAAACAGCGGCTGCCAAAGGTGAAACGCGGGCGGAGACGGTTCAGCGGCTTGAGGATGAGCTGTTCGAAATTTACAAGGATCCGAATCTGTCGGAGAAACCAAAGCAGCTTGAACAGCGTGGCGGTGCTTATTATTCGGAGGCGGCTGTAAAGCTGATGAACTCGCTGTATAACGACAGCGGTGATATTCAAACGTTAAACGTGCCAAATCAAGGGATGCTGGACTTTCTGCCGGATGATGCTTGTATTGAAGTAAACTGTCTCGTTACGAAGGAAGGTCCAATTCCGCAGCCTGTAGCTATTGTGCCAGCGGCAGCGAAAGGACTCATTCATGCTGTGAAAGTGTATGAGCAGCTGGCTATTGAGGCTGCTGTATCCGGCAATAGGGATACGGCATTGCTGGCACTCGCGCATCACCCGCTCGTTGATTCAACGAATGACGCGCAGCGTATGCTGGATGAAATGCTGGAGCAGAACAAAGCGTATTTGCCGCAGTTTTTTGCAGAGTAA
- a CDS encoding oxidoreductase, with the protein MSSFKALVINKVENEIIANTQQLDLNDLPQGELLIKVAYSSVNYKDALACLPNGGIVKSYPFVPGIDLAGTVVSSEDERFQEGDEIVVTGYGLGVNHFGGFSEYARVPAEWAIKLPQGLSMKEAMILGTAGFTAALSVYELVQNGIRPEDGPILVTGATGGVGSIAAAIAAKLGYEVAASTGKLDKQQYLLDLGVKRILPREELLSGSKQPLDKQIWAGAIDCVGGETLTAVLSQLKYGGTVAASGLTGGAGLSMTVYPFIIRGVRLIGIDSVMAGMEIRSKIWALLADAYKPSMLGELFSEISLEQVSDQVATLLNGQAKGRTIVKL; encoded by the coding sequence ATGTCATCTTTTAAAGCGCTTGTGATTAACAAAGTAGAAAATGAGATTATCGCAAACACGCAGCAGTTGGACTTAAACGATTTGCCGCAGGGTGAATTGCTTATTAAGGTTGCGTATTCCAGTGTGAATTACAAAGATGCGTTAGCTTGTTTGCCTAATGGCGGTATTGTAAAAAGCTATCCTTTTGTACCGGGCATTGATTTGGCGGGCACGGTTGTATCAAGTGAAGATGAGAGATTCCAAGAGGGCGACGAAATTGTGGTCACGGGATATGGGCTCGGTGTCAATCATTTCGGCGGTTTTAGTGAATATGCCCGTGTGCCTGCGGAATGGGCAATCAAGCTGCCGCAAGGTTTGTCGATGAAGGAAGCCATGATACTGGGGACGGCAGGTTTTACTGCGGCATTGTCCGTATATGAGCTTGTGCAAAATGGCATTCGGCCTGAGGATGGTCCTATTCTCGTTACTGGTGCAACTGGAGGAGTAGGCAGTATTGCTGCTGCAATTGCGGCTAAGCTTGGGTATGAGGTGGCAGCGAGCACGGGGAAACTGGATAAGCAGCAGTATTTGCTTGATTTAGGCGTGAAGCGAATTCTGCCTAGAGAAGAGCTTCTATCTGGTTCCAAGCAGCCTCTGGACAAGCAGATATGGGCAGGAGCTATTGATTGTGTGGGCGGGGAGACATTAACCGCGGTGCTGTCTCAATTAAAATATGGCGGCACCGTAGCGGCGAGCGGTTTGACAGGCGGAGCGGGCCTTTCGATGACCGTATACCCATTCATCATAAGAGGAGTACGGCTGATCGGTATTGATTCTGTCATGGCAGGGATGGAGATTCGCAGCAAAATATGGGCGCTATTGGCTGATGCCTATAAGCCAAGTATGCTGGGCGAACTATTCTCGGAAATTAGTCTGGAACAGGTGAGCGACCAGGTAGCTACTCTCTTGAATGGGCAAGCCAAAGGCAGAACCATTGTAAAGCTATAA
- a CDS encoding DUF4395 domain-containing protein, which translates to MKEIPIPFVRSNQVGIVSVLLLAIGLQLPWLIAALWIIQIIGLIFGPKANLFIIAARPFLNGRISSAQTEAAELQRFNNSLGVGFLTFSLLSFMLGWSAAGYIFAGMMGAAALAAILGFCIGCTIYFQYKQFRARRLKRG; encoded by the coding sequence ATGAAGGAGATTCCCATTCCATTTGTTCGAAGTAACCAAGTCGGTATCGTTTCCGTACTTCTTCTTGCGATAGGCCTGCAGTTGCCTTGGCTTATTGCAGCACTATGGATTATTCAAATAATTGGACTTATTTTCGGTCCCAAAGCTAATTTATTCATTATTGCGGCTCGCCCTTTCCTAAACGGTCGAATTTCTTCCGCACAAACAGAAGCAGCTGAGCTGCAGCGCTTCAACAACTCCCTAGGTGTAGGTTTCCTCACCTTCTCGCTGCTTAGCTTTATGCTCGGCTGGTCTGCAGCTGGTTATATATTTGCTGGAATGATGGGAGCTGCTGCGCTAGCCGCCATTCTTGGCTTTTGCATCGGCTGCACAATCTATTTTCAATACAAGCAATTCCGCGCACGGCGATTAAAGCGAGGTTAG